Proteins encoded together in one Nitrospira sp. window:
- the rplK gene encoding 50S ribosomal protein L11, with the protein MAKEVSAQIKLQIPAGKANPAPPVGPSLGQHGVNIMEFCKQFNAKTQKEGDSIIPVVITVYKDRTFSFIMKTPPASDLLKKAAGVIKGSGVPQKDKVGKITRQQLNEIARKKMGDLNAADVEGATRIIEGTARSMGIVIQS; encoded by the coding sequence ATGGCAAAAGAAGTCTCGGCGCAGATTAAGTTGCAAATTCCGGCTGGTAAGGCCAACCCTGCTCCTCCCGTAGGTCCTTCGTTGGGTCAGCACGGCGTCAACATTATGGAGTTTTGTAAGCAGTTCAATGCGAAGACTCAGAAGGAAGGGGACAGTATCATCCCTGTGGTGATCACAGTCTATAAAGATCGTACTTTTAGCTTCATTATGAAGACCCCTCCGGCTTCGGATTTGCTGAAGAAGGCGGCCGGGGTCATTAAGGGCTCTGGTGTGCCACAGAAGGATAAGGTGGGGAAAATCACCCGGCAGCAGCTGAATGAGATCGCGCGTAAGAAAATGGGTGATCTGAACGCGGCTGATGTGGAGGGGGCGACGAGGATCATCGAGGGGACTGCG